A single genomic interval of Microbacterium hydrocarbonoxydans harbors:
- a CDS encoding DMT family transporter, which yields MAGIERMLSLRRIADVGGRWHDQRMPKTGRVNRDDILHTEQPSRQGPLVLVAAIVTVVLWASAFIGIRGAGPHFDPGALALLRMAVGSAALAIIAVRHGIRLPERRHWWLVVVWGVGWFCVYNLALNAAERTLDAGTAAMVVNLAPLMVVVFSGLFLREGFPKPLIIGAPIAFLGVVLIGMNSSTSEGPDISGLLLALLAAVMYAGCTLLQKHLLSAGSDATTLTWFGALAGTVALLPWTGSLIGALQTAPIDATLWVVYLGIFPTAIAFTTWAYVLQRSTAGQTSATTYVVPAIAILMSWAILGEVPTPLMFVGGTLCLLGVLVTRMRWGRRA from the coding sequence ATGGCGGGAATCGAGCGGATGCTGTCGCTCCGGCGCATCGCCGATGTCGGTGGCCGGTGGCACGATCAGAGGATGCCGAAGACCGGTCGCGTGAATCGCGACGACATCCTTCACACCGAGCAGCCCAGCCGCCAGGGGCCGCTCGTGCTCGTCGCCGCCATCGTGACGGTCGTGCTGTGGGCGTCGGCATTCATCGGCATCCGCGGTGCAGGACCGCACTTCGACCCCGGAGCCCTGGCGCTGCTGCGCATGGCCGTCGGCAGCGCCGCGCTCGCGATCATCGCGGTGCGGCACGGCATCCGTCTTCCCGAGCGTCGGCACTGGTGGCTGGTCGTCGTGTGGGGTGTCGGATGGTTCTGCGTCTACAACCTGGCGCTGAACGCGGCCGAGCGCACCCTCGATGCGGGGACGGCCGCGATGGTGGTGAACCTCGCACCGCTCATGGTCGTGGTCTTCAGCGGGCTGTTCCTGCGCGAGGGCTTCCCGAAGCCCCTCATCATCGGAGCCCCGATCGCCTTCCTGGGCGTCGTGCTGATCGGCATGAACTCGTCGACCAGCGAAGGGCCCGATATCTCCGGGTTGCTCCTCGCCCTGCTCGCGGCGGTGATGTATGCCGGATGCACCTTGCTGCAGAAGCATCTGCTGAGCGCCGGATCCGACGCGACGACGCTGACCTGGTTCGGCGCGCTGGCCGGCACCGTCGCGCTGCTCCCGTGGACGGGCAGCCTGATCGGCGCCCTCCAGACCGCTCCGATCGACGCGACGCTCTGGGTCGTCTACCTCGGCATCTTCCCGACCGCGATCGCGTTCACGACCTGGGCCTATGTGCTGCAGCGCAGCACCGCCGGGCAGACCTCCGCGACGACCTATGTGGTCCCGGCGATCGCCATCCTGATGTCGTGGGCGATCCTCGGCGAGGTTCCCACTCCGCTCATGTTCGTGGGCGGCACGCTGTGCCTTCTCGGGGTGCTCGTCACCCGGATGCGCTGGGGCCGCCGCGCCTGA